One window of the Diachasmimorpha longicaudata isolate KC_UGA_2023 chromosome 9, iyDiaLong2, whole genome shotgun sequence genome contains the following:
- the Dikar gene encoding bromodomain-containing protein 4 isoform X2 produces MFLRRLFRKKCQDYKYENPFNTDVDFELLPLRQKVEILRSLCDFRLDAEDVELALSNLDSDSLRVEPLGHDRSNSAYWYFYGTRLYREDYISPDKALSPRQTRRARDKRRKKRRIRGEKVVEKEEEEEEENEADHLIADKVHDSRTTVWQVVCFTPQDWSRLVDKFKDSEYDTERKLYHTLSEDFLPEIPKLFELKEKQQRRRLLERNTRVQRGQESAEPTEEAIMVRAKMKTKAKATRRSQTMKNGDSEDEAPPPAPPQKKGRQTNNSLASADGQIVIHTRDELEGPPKKGLPKHTSTYVSSYPYTFGIEEEERRVGMHKVLESLKDHVDAWPFVDPVDEEYAPRYYSVVRKPMDLSTMEEKLEGGSYKNLSQFKKDFRLIVDNCRQYNGSDNEYTEMAVNLKEAFDRAVDRYLESEPSSDECPSVPASPNAIPSSPYPARASSSPSLLSSTRKRNKRSKQKSKSNKSEKKSKGRGRDEEEEDEDDEDEEEEKEEEEESPRDKRGKKRSKRAKEEEERNEDNNDDDENGAISESSVIKSKRKKYSEVERLLPKSKKLSAKEEKSEESNKRGKNRQKEQLNKNSKEHRESRRKKEDFEEDHEPLINIKSKSKRIEKRGIEDNAGLADRISRKQKKPEKIVEESDDERSSDVEENGKQTPEKKKNRSKKDKTSPKAPKVDVKHDRKASKLKEKKSKVKKIEDRPKNGELKKVEREKDTKKEDTASKKFDSLVSNKDLESLDSLKDRISERRREDKLKQERERAKKSTKIDTEKKKVPSNGNTYHESAKVNLKRAKLKKPVKDDKALLSKDETVEIKKPKLAHVKHGKNREESPAIQALNQATEQTLNDINKWLDDAPKLSEFSSGSDSPQTKQPSTSETSSRGKPEPLVRKRPTSVKFLGPNGPPRPKKVQRTIDRLQPGKAKGNLLLKKPLPSGSNSTDTSTSQSTTDVDHPSKDNTDEPKLSLGTVLKNSDSIQLMCKSLVSSPNPNLSNEDEEDDRPALATSKVKEEDKFKETKDAALKIDPEQVKSTQEESHKPKSATPNLSAWFKAFGAPKSKKKEEEVDEPAKKEEFQELPQRQRRMSAGGSSVSESVSSFSQESPPGLTIRSPQSQPALTPTAIEQPIRAGFYQDALSTGSSPNNSPYYATPPRYSAQLPPTPSPQNYSHPLSPAYPSSAAYDQNPLYPQLPQASHQVYQKPGTQENPPEAYPTYSQNSPQPENYINSPQQLPTNQKLSPVYPQPSPQAPVYPQNSPQPPPANYSQPSPQQPTTPNYSQPSPQQPTANYSQPSPQNPTYSQPSPQQQHSPYSQSSPQPPPSYSQPSPQGPNSPYSQPLPSPKPPPSYSQVSPQAPSPYSQPSPQFAQPSPQPPANYSQPSPQNSTNYSQPSPGSRNFAQHSPQPPSYSQPSPQSLNYSQTSPQQPPKYSQPSPQAPNYSQHSPQQQNPSSTGYSAQLSPQPARIYPQPSPQPCPLPVRPPANYSQPSPRAPAQSTPQNYQKSEEYAGGSYPQGFKSNHSPYVPPVSAAPVEAERRVEYLKPEEKLPVQQMETPRNFTSDPPLGLNHQVYQSNQFPPGYGNNYSSTGDPQRPGSRLNPQETPQQTQERHFDPETLKYQRQDQSQLLNFQQNLSGHDTIYQPAGGFQAPPYPMPNPSCRPVYPSPHYYDASAKSSSSSVPSSGASTLAPVKKRMYNEPTSDTTRTLPEQQSRGTQEQFGYDQMMTLATSEPGQNLVSGQFEGGFGSLDSVAGNSAYARLGLGLVGRSSKDQQQLLSIPRPSSKDALSYRQPGPSDLDLNLLQSLQNAAAKTIPPTHSRRDPPPAPAPTKGRKSKKKAQAQAQQQASIPDQQMPGFSQYPGNPGDPIGLKNSPAIPPGGSAFNFATPAGGTNSSPFYDKDASAAAAAFAFLDEFRNPNSYYSILRQQQQGQPQATPVTEAGQQANKLNNQPPRNYPPHPFLHSPQRSAPYGPPVSAYVSPHGPNLGVDPAAYQQYIHSLYALQPPTHHRPSWL; encoded by the exons ATGTTTCTTCGGAGATTATTTCGAAAAAAGTGTCAG GACTACAAGTACGAGAATCCCTTCAACACAGATGTAGACTTCGAGCTCCTTCCACTCCGTCAAAAAGTCGAGATCCTTCGTAGCCTCTGCGACTTCCGTTTGGACGCTGAGGACGTTGAGCTAGCCCTAAGCAACCTAGACTCAGACAGTCTTCGCGTTGAACCATTGGGTCATGACCGTAGTAATTCTGCCTACTGGTATTTCTACGGTACCCGTCTCTACAGAGAGGACTACATCAGTCCCGATAAGGCCCTCTCCCCCCGTCAGACTCGTCGAGCGCGCGACAAGAGGCGTAAAAAACGACGTATCAGAGGTGAAAAGGTGGTGGAgaaagaggaggaggaggaggaggagaatgaGGCTGATCATTTAATCGCCGACAAGGTACACGACAGTCGTACAACAGTTTGGCAGGTGGTGTGCTTTACCCCGCAGGATTGGTCCCGCCTTGTTGACAAATTTAAGGATTCCGAGTACGATACTGAGCGAAAATTGTATCACACATTGTCCGAGGATTTTCTCCCCGAGATTCCAAAGCTCTTTGAGTTGAAGGAGAAGCAACAGCGTCGTCGATTGCTGGAGAGAAATACAAGGGTCCAGCGAGGTCAGGAATCAGCTGAGCCAACCGAAGAGGCGATAATGGTACGAGCTAAGATGAAAACAAAGGCAAAAGCCACGAGACGAAGTCAGACTATGAAAAATGGAGACAGTGAGGACGAGGCACCACCTCCAGCTCCACCACAGAAGAAGGGAAGGCAGACTAATAATTCATTGGCCTCAGCTGATGGTCAGATTGTCATTCACACTAGGGATGAGCTTGAAGGGCCACCGAAGAAGGGACTGCCCAAGCACACCAGCACTTATGTCTCCTCCTATCCGTACACCTTTGGCATCGAAGAGGAGGAGCGTCGTGTTGGTATGCACAAGGTCCTGGAGAGCCTCAAGGATCATGTGGATGCCTGGCCATTTGTTGATCCTGTTGATGAGGAGTACGCCCCTCGATACTATTCTGTTGTCAGAAAACCCATGGATCTTTCCACGATGGAGGAGAAACTCGAGGGTGGCTCTTACAAAAATCTCAGTCAATTTAAAAAGGATTTTCGATTGATCGTCGACAACTGCAGACAGTATAATGGGTCTGACAATGAGTACACGGAAATGGCGGTTAATCTGAAAGAGGCATTTGACAGGGCTGTTGATCGTTACCTAGAGTCGGAGCCCTCTAGTGACGAATGCCCATCAGTTCCTGCATCACCAAATGCTATTCCATCATCACCTTATCCAGCTCGTGCTTCCTCATCGCCTTCGTTATTAAGTAGTACACGTAAGCGTAACAAAAGATCAAAGCAAAAGTCTAAATCAAATAAGAGTGAGAAGAAGAGTAAGGGAAGAGGGAGAGATGAAGAGGAGGAAGATGAGGATGATgaggatgaggaggaggagaaggaggaggaagaggagagCCCTAGGGATAAGAGGGGAAAGAAAAGATCAAAACGTGctaaggaggaggaggaacgTAATGAGGATAATAACGATGATGATGAGAATGGTGCAATATCAGAAAGTTCTGTGATAAAgtcaaaacgaaaaaaatacagtgAAGTTGAGAGATTGTTACCCAagagtaaaaaattatcggCCAAAGAGGAGAAATCCGAGGAGAGTAATAAACGTGGTAAAAATCGACAGAAGGAGCAACTTAATAAGAACAGTAAGGAACACAGGGAGAGCAGAAGAAAGAAAGAAGACTTCGAGGAGGACCATGAGCCACTTATTAATATTAAGAGTAAGAGTAAGAGAATTGAGAAGAGAGGAATTGAGGATAATGCAGGTTTAGCTGATAGAATTAGCAGGAAACAGAAGAAGCCAGAGAAAATTGTGGAGGAGTCTGATGACGAGAGGTCCTCCGATGTTGAGGAGAACGGTAAGCAGACGCcggagaagaagaaaaatcgcAGCAAGAAGGATAAGACCAGTCCAAAGGCACCAAAAGTCGATGTCAAGCACGATCGTAAGGCTTCGAAactgaaggagaaaaaatcaaaagtcaAGAAGATAGAGGACAGGCCGAAGAACGGTGAACTGAAAAAAgtggagagggagaaagacaCCAAAAAGGAAGATACAGCGTCTAAAAAATTCGACTCATTAGTCAGCAATAAAGATCTCGAATCCCTGGACTCTCTGAAGGATCGAATAAGTGAGCGTAGACGTGAGGACAAGCTCAAACAAGAGAGGGAAAGAGCCAAGAAATCCACTAAAATTGATactgaaaagaaaaaagtgCCTTCAAATGGTAATACCTATCACGAGAGTGCTAAGGTGAACCTGAAACGAGCTAAGCTTAAAAAACCTGTTAAAGATGATAAAGCTTTACTGAGCAAAGATGAAACTGTTGAAATCAAAAAGCCTAAATTGGCGCATGTCAAACATGGCAAAAACAGGGAGGAGAGTCCGGCAATTCAAGCACTGAATCAGGCAACTGAACAAACACTCAATGATATTAATAAGTGGTTGGATGATGCACCAAAATTATCTGAATTTTCGTCAGGCAGTGATTCACCCCAAACTAAGCAGCCATCCACTAGTGAGACATCATCGCGTGGAAAGCCAGAGCCACTGGTTCGTAAACGTCCAACTAGTGTGAAATTTTTGGGTCCAAATGGTCCACCGAGACCGAAAAAAGTTCAAAGAACCATTGACAGACTTCAGCCTGGTAAGGCGAAGGGTAATTTATTGCTGAAGAAACCGCTGCCCAGTGGTAGCAACTCGACTGACACCTCGACAAGCCAATCGACCACGGATGTTGATCATCCGAGCAAAGACAACACTGACGAACCAAAATTGAGCCTTGGTACTGTTCTCAAGAATTCAGACTCCATTCAACTCATGTGTAAGAGCTTGGTATCCTCACCAAATCCGAATTTATCGAACGAGGATGAAGAGGACGATCGTCCAGCTTTAGCCACTTCAAAAGTTAAGGAAGAGGACAAGTTCAAGGAGACAAAGGATGCGGCTCTGAAAATCGATCCTGAACAAGTGAAGAGTACCCAGGAGGAGTCACACAAACCAAAGTCAGCGACGCCCAATCTGAGTGCCTGGTTCAAGGCATTTGGCGCACCAAAGTCCAAGAAGAAGGAGGAAGAGGTCGATGAGCCAGCTAAAAAAGAGGAATTCCAGGAGTTACCGCAGCGTCAAAGAAGAATGAGCGCTGGAGGGAGCAGTGTCAGTGAGTCGGTCTCGAGTTTCTCTCAAGAATCTCCCCCAGGCCTGACAATCAGGTCACCCCAGAGTCAGCCAGCCTTGACACCAACAGCAATAGAGCAGCCAATTCGAGCTGGCTTCTATCAGGATGCATTGTCCACTGGGAGTAGTCCCAATAACAGTCCCTACTACGCCACACCCCCGAGATACAGTGCCCAGCTCCCTCCCACCCCATCCCCGCAGAATTATTCTCACCCACTGTCCCCAGCATATCCTTCCTCAGCAGCATACGATCAAAATCCCCTGTACCCTCAGCTTCCCCAGGCCTCTCACCAGGTTTACCAGAAGCCAGGGACCCAGGAGAATCCCCCAGAAGCCTATCCCACCTACTCCCAGAACTCTCCCCAACCCGAGAACTACATCAACTCCCCCCAACAGCTTCCAACAAACCAAAAACTGTCTCCAGTATATCCTCAACCCTCCCCTCAAGCCCCCGTCTATCCCCAGAACTCCCCTCAACCTCCTCCAGCCAATTACTCCCAACCCTCACCCCAGCAGCCAACAACCCCCAACTACTCTCAACCCTCGCCCCAACAACCCACTGCCAACTACTCTCAACCCTCCCCACAAAATCCCACCTACTCCCAACCCTCCCCACAACAACAGCACTCCCCCTATTCTCAATCCTCCCCTCAACCACCACCAAGCTACTCCCAACCCTCACCTCAAGGGCCCAATTCACCCTACTCTCAACCCCTACCCTCACCAAAACCTCCGCCTTCCTATTCCCAAGTCTCTCCTCAGGCCCCCTCTCCCTACTCCCAACCTTCTCCACAATTTGCCCAGCCTTCACCCCAACCCCCAGCCAATTACTCCCAACCATCTCCACAGAACTCCACAAATTACTCACAACCATCTCCAGGATCTCGGAACTTTGCCCAACATTCACCCCAGCCACCGAGCTACTCCCAGCCATCACCGCAGAGTCTCAACTACTCTCAGACCTCCCCTCAGCAGCCACCGAAGTACTCCCAGCCATCCCCTCAAGCTCCAAACTACTCTCAGCACTCTCCTCAGCAGCAAAATCCGTCATCTACTGGTTACTCAGCCCAGCTTTCACCCCAACCAGCGAGAATCTACCCTCAGCCATCCCCCCAGCCATGTCCACTTCCAGTCCGACCACCGGCGAATTATTCGCAGCCATCTCCAAGGGCACCAGCACAGTCAACCCCGCAGAATTACCAGAAATCTGAGGAGTACGCGGGGGGAAGTTATCCTCAGGGCTTCAAGTCTAATCACTCTCCATACGTTCCACCAGTATCAGCTGCACCAGTGGAGGCTGAAAGACGAGTGGAGTACCTCAAGCCTGAGGAGAAGCTCCCAGTACAACAGATGGAGACACCCAGGAACTTCACATCAGACCCTCCATTGGGACTTAATCATCAAGTGTATCAGTCTAATCAGTTTCCACCAGGATATGGAAACAATTACTCGTCGACTGGTGATCCTCAGAGGCCGGGGTCGAGGCTGAACCCCCAGGAGACACCTCAGCAGACCCAGGAGAGACACTTTGATCCAGAAACTCTGAAGTACCAGCGTCAGGATCAGTCTCAGTTATTGAACTTCCAGCAGAATCTGTCAGGGCACGATACCATATATCAACCAGCTGGTGGCTTCCAGGCCCCACCCTACCCTATGCCCAATCCTAGTTGTCGTCCAGTGTATCCCAGCCCCCACTACTACGACGCCAGTGCTAAATCCTCTTCGTCATCGGTCCCAAGCTCCGGAGCATCGACTTTAGCTCCTGTTAAGAAACGAATGTACAACGAACCAACTAGTGATACTACAAGGACACTACCTGAGCAGCAATCGAGAGGGACTCAGGAGCAGTTTGGCTATGATCAAATGATGACCCTAGCGACATCAGAACCCGGACAAAATCTTGTGTCTGGACAATTTGAAGGTGGCTTTGGTTCACTTGATTCGGTGGCTGGTAATTCAGCCTATGCCAGACTGGGCCTGGGACTGGTTGGCAGGAGTTCAAAGGATCAGCAGCAGTTGCTCTCGATCCCCAGGCCCTCCAGCAAGGATGCACTGTCCTACAGACAGCCAGGACCGTCAGATCTCGATCTGAATCTCCTCCAGAGTCTCCAGAATGCAGCAGCCAAGACGATACCACCAACTCACTCGAGACGTGATCCACCACCAGCTCCAGCGCCGACTAAAGGACGGAAAAGCAAGAAAAAAGCTCAGGCCCAGGCTCAACAACAGGCCAGTATACCCGACCAACAGATGCCGGGCTTTTCTCAATACCCTGGAAATCCTGGTGATCCCATCGGTCTGAAGAACTCACCGGCTATTCCGCCAGGAGGTAGtgcattcaattttgcaacaCCAGCTGGTGGAACCAACAGTTCACCGTTCTACGACAAGGATGCCtcagctgctgctgctgcctTCGCCTTTCTCGATGAGTTCAGAAATCCAAACAGCTACTACAGCATTCTGAGGCAGCAGCAGCAGGGACAGCCACAGGCAACTCCTGTCACCGAGGCTGGACAACAAgccaataaattgaataatcaacCTCCTAGAAATTATCCACCTCATCCCTTCCTTCATTCCCCTCAACGATCAGCACCTTATGGACCACCGGTGTCAGCGTATGTCAGCCCCCATGGACCAAATCTGGGGGTCGATCCAGCTGCTTATCAACAGTACATTCATTCCCTTTATGCACTCCAACCACCCACACATCATCGACCATCGTGGCTCTAG